A genomic stretch from Candidatus Flexicrinis proximus includes:
- a CDS encoding ABC transporter permease subunit, translating into MSGLGVVFRRELGAYFTSPIAYTIVAAFLLVTALVFNTNLTTSVTVEPVNPAIVPNALSFFLIFFGPVLTMRLIAEEAREGTLELLLTSPVTEAAFVIGKFLSAWAFYSLLLGLTLSYQIILANSTAPDIGVGISAYIGIWLYGGATLAVGLVCSALTDSQVVAAFLSVAALLLLYLGDFAGQIVASLDVALILRTVSLPGHYTGSFALGLVRFEDIVYFAGFITVALFITLRVVEGRRLR; encoded by the coding sequence ATGAGCGGCCTGGGTGTGGTCTTCCGGCGCGAGCTTGGGGCCTATTTCACCTCCCCTATCGCCTATACGATCGTGGCGGCATTCCTGCTGGTGACGGCGCTGGTGTTCAACACCAACCTGACGACATCGGTCACGGTCGAGCCGGTGAACCCGGCGATAGTGCCGAACGCGCTGTCGTTCTTCCTGATCTTCTTCGGGCCTGTACTGACGATGCGGCTGATCGCTGAAGAAGCGCGGGAAGGCACGCTGGAACTGCTGCTGACATCGCCGGTGACAGAAGCGGCGTTCGTAATCGGGAAGTTCCTGAGCGCGTGGGCGTTCTATTCGCTGCTGCTGGGATTGACGCTGAGCTACCAGATCATCCTGGCGAATTCGACGGCGCCAGACATCGGGGTCGGGATCAGCGCGTATATCGGGATCTGGCTGTACGGCGGGGCAACGCTGGCGGTCGGGCTGGTCTGCTCGGCGCTGACGGACAGCCAGGTGGTGGCGGCGTTCCTGAGCGTAGCCGCGCTGCTGCTGCTGTATCTGGGCGATTTCGCCGGACAGATCGTCGCCAGCCTGGATGTGGCGCTGATCCTGCGGACGGTGTCGCTGCCGGGGCACTATACGGGATCGTTCGCGCTGGGGCTGGTGCGGTTCGAGGACATCGTGTATTTCGCCGGATTTATCACCGTCGCGCTGTTCATTACGCTGCGGGTGGTGGAAGGACGGCGGCTGCGCTGA
- a CDS encoding ABC transporter ATP-binding protein — protein sequence MIQVENLCRNYGHHTALDGISFEARPGEIVGLLGPNGAGKTTTMRILTGFMPPTSGRALIAGFDVVSQSMQARGAVGYLPERVPLYPDMTVLGYVTFWAEMRGVKQAKRAAEGALERMNLWERRKTLVRSLSKGMRQRLGLAQALVHNPQVVILDEPTIGIDPQQVIDVRQAVRDLRESHTVLFSTHILTEAEQVCDRVIILNQGKIAASGTPEELRQTLYAGDRLYVEVSKMNAEAALKALQAATGVSKVEKDGSGFIVRGKPNVDARPHVAAKIAASGGLIVELRPLTQTLEDIFLNLVAKGKAE from the coding sequence ATGATTCAGGTCGAAAACCTGTGTCGAAACTACGGCCACCATACGGCACTCGATGGCATCAGCTTCGAGGCACGGCCGGGGGAGATCGTCGGGCTGCTCGGGCCAAACGGCGCGGGCAAGACGACTACGATGCGCATCCTGACGGGCTTCATGCCGCCGACATCGGGGAGAGCCCTGATCGCGGGGTTCGACGTGGTGAGCCAGTCGATGCAGGCGCGCGGCGCGGTTGGCTACCTGCCGGAGCGGGTTCCCCTCTACCCCGATATGACGGTACTCGGGTATGTGACATTCTGGGCGGAAATGCGCGGCGTCAAACAGGCGAAGCGGGCCGCAGAGGGCGCGCTTGAGCGTATGAACCTGTGGGAGCGGCGCAAGACGCTGGTGCGGAGCCTGTCGAAAGGGATGCGGCAGCGGCTGGGGTTAGCGCAGGCGCTGGTCCACAACCCACAGGTCGTGATCCTGGACGAGCCGACGATCGGGATCGACCCGCAGCAGGTGATCGACGTGCGGCAGGCCGTGCGCGACCTGCGCGAGAGCCACACGGTTTTATTCAGCACACACATTCTGACCGAAGCGGAACAGGTTTGTGACCGCGTGATCATCCTGAACCAGGGGAAGATCGCGGCCAGCGGGACACCGGAAGAACTGCGGCAGACGCTGTATGCCGGGGACCGGCTGTACGTCGAAGTCAGTAAGATGAACGCGGAAGCGGCGCTCAAGGCGCTGCAGGCGGCGACCGGAGTCTCAAAAGTCGAAAAAGACGGCAGCGGATTTATCGTGCGGGGGAAACCGAACGTCGACGCACGGCCGCATGTGGCGGCGAAGATCGCTGCATCGGGCGGGCTGATCGTGGAACTGAGACCACTCACCCAGACGCTGGAAGACATCTTCCTGAACCTGGTGGCAAAGGGGAAAGCGGAATGA
- the carA gene encoding glutamine-hydrolyzing carbamoyl-phosphate synthase small subunit: MQGLLALEDGSLFPGVGFGAQGVQTGEAVFNTSMTGYQEILTDPSYHRQIITMTVPHVGNTGVNLEDIESEKVWVSGFVVRSLSPVVSNWRERGTLDAFLRDQGVIGLSEVSTRSLVRHIREKGVMRAAIAHGEAAHDPQALVALARASLDMSGANLVDEVTCAEPYNWTERSSGSWYASQHHASPSGPLVVAYDLGIKHNILRMLTDRGLRVQVVPAQTSASEVLALNPSGIFLSNGPGDPAAVDYAIDNVRGLLGKVPVFGICLGHQILGLALGGRTEKMRFGHRGGNQPVKNLLNGVVEISAHNHGFAVVADSDLGGAEITHVNLNDNSVEGLRHTGLGAFSVQYHPESSPGPHDSLYLFDQFVDAVQADAAEKA, translated from the coding sequence ATGCAGGGTTTGCTGGCGTTAGAGGATGGCAGCCTGTTCCCCGGGGTTGGTTTTGGCGCGCAAGGCGTCCAGACTGGCGAAGCCGTCTTTAACACCTCGATGACGGGCTACCAGGAAATTCTGACCGACCCGTCATATCACCGTCAGATTATCACTATGACCGTCCCTCACGTCGGCAATACCGGCGTGAATCTCGAAGACATCGAATCCGAGAAAGTCTGGGTTTCCGGTTTTGTCGTCCGCTCACTGAGTCCCGTTGTCAGCAACTGGCGCGAGCGCGGCACGCTCGATGCCTTCCTGCGCGACCAGGGCGTCATCGGCCTGTCCGAAGTCTCGACGCGCTCGCTCGTCCGTCATATCCGTGAAAAAGGCGTCATGCGTGCCGCCATCGCCCACGGCGAAGCCGCCCACGATCCGCAGGCGCTCGTCGCGCTTGCCCGTGCCTCGCTCGATATGTCCGGCGCGAATCTCGTCGATGAAGTCACCTGCGCCGAGCCTTATAACTGGACCGAGCGCAGCAGCGGCAGCTGGTACGCCTCGCAGCATCACGCCTCGCCTTCCGGCCCGCTGGTCGTCGCCTACGATCTCGGCATCAAGCACAATATCTTGCGCATGTTGACCGACCGCGGTCTGCGGGTGCAGGTCGTCCCGGCCCAGACCAGTGCTTCCGAAGTCCTCGCGCTCAACCCGTCCGGTATCTTCCTTTCCAACGGCCCCGGCGACCCCGCTGCCGTCGATTATGCCATTGACAATGTCCGCGGCCTGCTCGGCAAGGTCCCCGTCTTCGGTATCTGCCTGGGACATCAGATCCTCGGCCTTGCCCTCGGCGGCCGCACCGAAAAGATGCGCTTTGGTCATCGCGGCGGCAATCAGCCGGTCAAGAATCTCCTTAACGGCGTCGTGGAAATCAGCGCCCATAACCACGGTTTCGCCGTCGTCGCCGACAGTGACCTCGGCGGCGCGGAGATCACCCACGTCAACCTCAACGACAATTCTGTCGAAGGCCTGCGTCATACTGGTCTCGGCGCCTTTAGTGTCCAGTATCACCCGGAAAGTTCACCCGGCCCGCACGATTCGCTCTACCTGTTTGACCAGTTTGTCGACGCGGTGCAGGCCGACGCCGCTGAAAAGGCCTGA